The Pongo pygmaeus isolate AG05252 chromosome 18, NHGRI_mPonPyg2-v2.0_pri, whole genome shotgun sequence DNA window ACTCACATCAAACGGAGCTGGGAGTCGCTTTTGTGTGTGTCCGCAGTTTGAAGTGTCCTCTCTGAAGGTGAAGTGGGGGAAGCAGGTGCGCTCCGGGATGAAGTGCAGGGAGGCAAACTCTGGCTGGGTTCCTGTAAACATCCATCGCAGTTGCAAATAATCAGAAGCCAAGGCCAGGCCATCGGTGTGACGCTGCAGGCAGATGAGGTCTTGGGACGCCCCTTGCGTTCCCCCTTCTCTGGGAGCAGGTGCCTTCCCAACCTCAGCAGTCAGTCCCAATCTCTCTTCCACTCTCCTGGGTCCAAACAGGAACCTCTCTGTTGGCACGAAGCTTTTGAGGGGAGCAGGCCTAACaagaaggaaaaaggggggttacTAGCATGGAAGCCCCACCCTGCCACCAGGTTGACTGGGGACAGGGAccaatccaccagcctcgggaGGTTTGGGATGGGGCAGGGAAGCCTTCCTCTATCCCTCAAATTTAGGGAACCACTGGGAGCCCCAGACTCAGGCTGAAAATGTCTTTCTGCAAATATAAAACCCTTTTTAATGAATTTGCCTAATTTCTCAGAGACCCTGGGCTGGAGAACCAGCACAATGTCACACGGGAGAGGAAGGACTGTCCTGTTTattgggagggaggagggggatgcTGGTGCAGCCTGCTCAGGAGTCACCCAGGGTCTGAGGGCTGACTTGCAGCTCTGGGCCAGCTGAGCCAGCGCTGGGTAGTGGGCAGGGCTTGGCAACACATCCCACCTTGCCCGGAAAAATGCTTTGCAACCTACAGGAAGGCACTAGCCACAGCCAAGTTACTCAGCAGCCCCACTTGGCTCTTTCTTCCAGGATGCAGCATCATCTCCGTGGCCTGGCCCCCTGGCACGTCCCCATTTCCCACTGCCTCTCTGTGTGCCTAGCTGTGTGCCAGTGTCTCTGCAGCACCTCGTGTTCCCATGCCCAACCACTCTGCAGCCCCCTCAAGCCCTGCTCTGATTCCAAGTCTCATCTGCCAGCTCACTATCCCTTCCACAAACTTCACTGAACATCTCGCAGAACTTGTGTGTTAAACATGTGACATGTATTGTTGTTTGACAGGgtgctattgacatttggggtAGGACAATTCTTGGATGTGGGGTGGCTGTTCTGGGCACTGagtatttagcagcatccctggctccaggccactaaatgccagtagcacccctgGCCACTGGAACAACTAAAAATGCCCTCCTACCCTATTTCCAAGGTTGACCTAAGGGGGCGGAACTGTTTCCATTGAGACCCATGCATCGTATAAGATAAGAAACTGAGATTCTTATCATTTTATAGGATaagaaattgaggttcagagaagccAAATAACCTGCCTAAAAACGCACAGCTATGAGAGGCAAAGCTGGCACTGGCTTGGTAATAACGATGGAAACGGTCTGAATGAGAGCAGGTACCATTTCCTGAGCTCTTAGCAGAGGCTGAGGACCCTGCTAAGTGCCATGAGACCTTAGCAGAGGCTGTGGGTGCCTCGCCCCATTCCCTCCACTCACTCTTCCTTGCAGGTCGACCTGCCCTTCTTTGCTGAGGCCTTTCTCTGCCTCCAGAGCCTGCTTGGTCCCCCGGCTGTAAG harbors:
- the DEXI gene encoding dexamethasone-induced protein isoform X1, encoding MDLCRDRQLLLCCLSPSSHQEMARPQPCLHPEIRPAPLKSFVPTERFLFGPRRVEERLGLTAEVGKAPAPREGGTQGASQDLICLQRHTDGLALASDYLQLRWMFTGTQPEFASLHFIPERTCFPHFTFREDTSNCGHTQKRLPAPFDVRRLRCGRVQAAELSRETVVAPLALM